The DNA segment AGATAATGAAAACAAAAGAGTAGTCGAACCCGGTGAATTCGAATTACAAATAGGAGCCGCCTCCGACAATATTCTTCAAAGAAAAACAATAGCGGTCGGCGATTTTGAATATACAGCATCCGAAGCAACTGCGAATACGGTTAAAAGTAGTAAAAATATAATCATTCGCGGAGAAATACGAGACGTACAGGCAACCCTGATCGATAACGTGAGGATATATGCGAATAGCTCAGGCAAATTGTTAGGTAAGAGCGATGAAAAAGGGAGATATAAAGTTGAAGCGGGGAACCATGAAATTCTGACTTTTAAGAAAAAAGGCTATCAGAATATAGAAGTACCGGTCGATAATCTGGAGGTAATCAATGTACGCGTTAATTATGGAGAAAATTAAATAGATTGTAGTTATTATTAAAACTTGAAATGTATGCGAATTAAATCTTTTTATCTGATACTTTTTGTCTTTATTATGTTGTTCTCCTGCGAGAGTAAAAAGGCAATAAAATCTTACAATGAGGGCCTTCATATCCTGCCCGAACCGAAAATGATAAAACAGCAGGCCGGAGAATTTGTACTGAATTCGAAGACGGTTTTTGTTACAAACAACGATACCTTAAAAAAGGTCACCGAATATTTCGCAGAGAAAATACGTCATTCAACCGGACATCGGCTCGACCTGGTGAAAGAGGCAAAGGATAATTGCATCCGGGTCAAGTTAGATACAACTCTACGTATGAACGACGAAGGATATAATTTGGTCGTTACTCCCCATAAAATATCTATCGAGTCTAAATCTGTTCAGGGCGTTTTTTATGCACTGCAAACTATTATGCAACTTTTACCTGCGGAAATCGAAAGCGAAAATATCGTGAAAGATATTAAATGGATTCTTCCATGTGTATTTATTCAAGATGAACCCGCCTATCCTTATCGGGGAATGATGCTCGATGTCTGCCGTCATTTTCATGATGTCGATTTCATAAAAAAGCAGTTGGATATAATGGCAATGTATAAGTTAAACCGTTTTCATTGGCATCTTACCGATGACCATTTATGGACGATCGAAATAAAAAAATATCCCGAACTGACTGAAATCGGTTCGGTTCGTTACAACGCCGACGGCTCTATACACAAAGGCTATTATACACAGGAACAGATAAAAGATGTCGTGGCCTATGCAGCCGAGCGATTCATCACCGTTATTCCGGAAGTAGAACTACCGGGACATGCATTGGCCGCTCTCACGGCATATCCCGAGTTATCTTGCACCGGAGGTCCTTTTCAACTTAGGAATAAATGGGGGGTAGAAGAAAATGTGTACTGTGCAGGGAACGATCAGACCTTTAAATTTCTTAAAGATGTTTTAGAGGAGGTAATTCCTTTATTCCCGGGAAAATTTTTTCATATTGGAGGTGATGAATGTCCGAAAGTAAAATGGAATGCTTGTGAAAAATGTCAGAAACGCATACGGGATGAAAAATTAAAAGACGCACACGACTTACAAAGCTATTTCATACATCGCATCGAAAAAATTCTTCTTAAACAGGGTAAGAGCATGATCGGATGGGATGAAATTCTCGAGGGCGGTTTAGCTCCCACTGCAACAGTAATGTCTTGGCGTGGTGAGGAAGGAGGAATTAAAGCTGCTTCTATGGGACACGATGTGATTATGACTCCCGCCGAATGGTTATATCTCGATTTCGGACAGGGCAACATCGAAGTAGAACCTATTACCATCAATTTTAAAACATTGTTGAGTAAAACATATCATTATAATCCCGCATCGGAGAAAATTCCGGCCGATTTACGTCATCACGTATTGGGAGCACAGGGTAATATGTGGACCGAATACGCCACGACTCCTATTCATACTGAATATATGCTCTATCCCCGATTATTAGCCATTGCCGAATTGACATGGTCTCCATTGGAGAAAAAGGATTTTAAATCTTTCGAACGCCGGTTAAACAATCAACTGGTACGATTAGACGAGCATCGGATCGATTATCATATACCGCTGCCGGAGGGTCCTATGGCCGACCATGTTGCGATTGTCGAAACCGATACGTTGAGTTTCTCTAATAGTCGTCATCTGCCTATGGTTTATACCTTGGACGGAAGTGAACCTACCCCCCACTCTAAAATGTACAACAAACCGATAATCGTCAGTGATGATCAAACGGTATGTATCGCTACGCTTTTACCTTCAGGTAAAATGAGTAGAACCCGTATAATCGATGTGGTAAAAGAAAATTTACGTCCGGCATATAAAGGAGAGACAAAACTTGGAATGCGATTGGCGCATGCCTCCGGTGACTTCTACTATGTGAAAGACACTGAAAATGTCCGGTGGGAATCTCCTGAGATTGTAAAAGATTTTAATTTAAAACCAGCTCTGGAAGATAAAGGAGCCTTTTGTTATACCGGATATTTCGAAGTACCCCGTGATGGCGTTTATTATTTATCGACCGAAATGGATGAACTGCAGATAGACGGGAAAGTCGTTTTAAGTAATGACGGTAAATTAATACGTCATTCTCATAACCGTACTTCTTTGGCTTTAGAAAAAGGTAAACATAAATTCCGCTTATTGTTTATTAATAATAATATCGGCGGATTTCCACGGGTATGGAACAATAAAGGATTTATTATCGGACAAAAAGGGGAAGAGCTGAAACAACCGGTTTCGCTTTTTCATTAAGGTTAGTAAAAAAAGTGGCGCGTTTCCCGATAATAATCTTTTATAGTTTTAAATGATGAGACAGAATTCAGATAATTAAATATCTGAATTCTGTTTTGTTTATCGTATATTGAGAATAAAAAATAACGGTTTACAGTATTGCATATTTAAAACAGCATCATTCTTGTTTTATGATATCTATTGCTTCTTTCCTCTTATTCCTACTATAAAATACTGTTTTAAAGGCACATATAACATTTTCAAAGTTTAGAATTTTTACCTCTAATGAAACAATTCAGTTAATCTGAATATACAATAAATAACACGTTTTTCGTAATAAAAATAAAATCATTTTAGAGTATGTAAAAGAACGTAAACCACTGAATATGTCTGAAATATTCCGTTTCATGGATATAATGAGCAATGAGACGCTGCGCATCACATTTAAATTAAATAGATTCTATCATACTCCCGATAAAGTACGGGATTTATGTATGATATGAATAATATCTCTGTGAAAACGTCTTTTCAATAATCTGTTTTTTCGGAGATATTTTTATTCTGGTATGTTTTACAATAAGATATTATTACCACTCGATAAATTTGCCGCGAATCCGTCGTTTTTCGAGTTCTTGTTTCAAATAAAGTTGACGGTCTCTGGCAATGTACCGACGGGCAAAAATATTAGGAATGGCAACACCCAAAGAAATGCAAAGAATAATTAAAGCCGATGTAATGCCATTATTAAAAGCGATAGTTACCTCCCCTACTACTCCGTGCAAGTTTATAAATGCCAGTAAAGAACGGTACATAAGTACCCCGGGAATCATCGGGATAACAGACGGTATTGTGAGTACATGATTGGGGACATGAAACCAGTGTACCGCTTTTACGGCAATAAGACTTACTATAAAACTACCCATAAAAGAACCGATTATGGGGCCGAATCCCAATTCGAAGTTTACAAAATTACGGGTACACACAGCAATTATACCTCCCAAAGCAACTACCCAGAGCAAGCGTCGCTGTACGTTAAATATCATAGAAAAACCCACGGCGGCAATTGCAGCTGCAACCGCATACACATAATAAGGGTCATGCGGAACCATGCTCAATTCGCTGAATTTATGGTCGATTGCAACATCGCTCATTCCCAAAACCCGCATAACAAAGGCGATGCCAAACGTTAACGCACCCACAATCATTGCCGTATTAGCGGCCCGGGTAATTCCCATCAGCAAATGGTTATCTATCATATCATCCACAAAATTTATCAAGGGTACACCCGGGACGATAAACAGAGCGCATGCCAGTAATGGATGATAGGGAGTAGACGATAATCCGGTATAAGAAGAAGCATATGCTAAACAGGTAGATACGAATGCCGCTATCGCGATACTCATATATACGTTAATACCGAATTTGATGCAATTTGCCCGTACCTGAAACCCGGCGAATGCACAAACAGAAGCAAACAGGAATGCAATCCAGTCGCATCCGAACAGTTTACAGAACCCTCCGCAGGCAAAACCCGCTCCTATAGCGACTAAATTATGCGCGTAATTACGGGGTTGCGAGGCTATTTTCCCTAATTCTTCTTCGTATTTATCGATAGAATAATCTTGTTCGATCGCTCGCCATGAAAGTTTGCTTATCTGAGAGATCGTAGTCATATTGATACCATGTTTCTCACAAGTCTGGAATTTTGAAAAAGAATGCCTTTCATCACTAACATTCACCATAATCATGGTCCAACGAATATCAATATGCAGTTTTTCCTCAGGAATTCCCATAAAAGCGGCGACACGTTTCATATTCCGTTCGATTCGATTTGTGTCAGCGGCGCTTTCCATAAGTAACTTACCCGTACGAAGTAAAAGATCTAATTTCCTGCGCAACAAGAGTACTTCCTGATCATTCATCGTGTTCTCTCTCATTTTTCACCTTTCATTTAAACATTACATCCACGCCTAAATCCTTGTTTTCAGCCATTTATATTCTATCGTCTTCATTTTCACGATTATTTAAATTCGCAAGAAGCCGATTCGGGCGCAAATATAGAGATAAATTTTCAGTAAAAAATGTTTTTAATAAGCTTCTATATGCTTCACAAAGTATATTTTTTTATTATTAGAAATTAAATCGTTATAAGTTTTTTTATCTCGGATACCACATAAAAAAGATTCCGGTTTGTCGTAAGGTATCCTGCCGGTCCGGTCATATAAATCGATATATCGGGGATTGGAAACAATATAAACCTCCTTGGATTAGAATGGTTTTCGATTACTATTACCGGGAACTTTTTCGGTTATCTACTTTAAAAAGACTTTTTCCCGATTGCAACGGTATAATTTCTCCGATACAGGAAATAATCAAAGACAAGGAATCTTGCGCTGCCGCACGTTTTTCATTTTCCAACGGTTCGTCCCAGCGATGTTTCGATAATGCATATTTCGAATGGTGCACCGTTATTATTTGGCCGGCATTCAATTCTTTGGCGGCGCGCCCCAGATAATAAGGCATCATATGTATGTATTTCCAATTCTCACTATATTGTCCGTTCTCCAGAATCGCCAAATCTATATTACCGTATTGTTCTCCTATTTCTTTATAATGAGTATCGTACCCGCTATCACCGCCTATATATACATTTATCGAAGGAGACTCGATCAGAAAGGAAGCCCAGAGTGTTTGGTTCGAAATCAGCCCCCTACCCGAAAAATGGCGTGCAGGCAAACAATATACCGTAAAACCGGGTACTAACGATGCGCTTTCCCGCCAATCGAGTTCTATGATTTTACGATTATCGAAACCCCAGTATTCGAAATGTTCCCCCACGCCTAATGGACAAATGACTTTCCCGATACGATCTTTTAACCGTTTTACCGTATGGTAGTCCAAATGGTCCCAATGGTCGTGCGTAATCACAAGATAATCGATTACGGGCATATCTTCGGGATCGTATATATCGGTTCCATGAAAGGGTTTATTAAAAAACGAAACCGGAGAAGCCATACAAAATACCGGATCTACAAGAAAACGTTTTCCCGACAATTGAAGCAAATAAGAAGAGTGACCGAACCATACCATTACATCCTGAACGGCCGGTAAATGTTTCAGATCTGTTTTTACGGCAGAAACCATGTTCCCGGGATAAACTCCCTCGGGTTTATCGAGCAGAAACTCCGACAAGCTTCTAAAACGGCTTTTCCCCGATGTCATTAACGGCGTATCATGATAATTACGAAATTCGCCGTTCCTGTATTGGGGAGATTGTATGATGCGCTCTTTCCGTTCTCCCCGGGGAAGTCGCCCGAAACTCGGTTGATGAATAAAAATAACTCCTGCCGCTATCAGAAGTATCAAAATTACGGAGACAATGCTTATAGCCATTTTCATTTTTTTCTTTTTGTTATTTATTTTCTGCCGTCATAAACAGAGTGCGGTATACTCTTCTCAAAAATGTTCAATCATAAAAAATAATTTTCTACCTGAAACAAAATTATAAAAAGCCCTTGTTTTTCTTGCATACCGATTACAGATTCTTTTACCTCTATCTCTGAATTTATTTTTAACGTAACCGGATAAATAGAGAAGAAAAAATTTACGCAGATAAATTATTTAACACTCTTTTACTATTCAATATTAGTATCCTTTCGAGATTAAATGTATTATAAATATATATACTAAATACACATTTTGTATGCAATGCAATATATTATGAAAACAAATATTTATCTAATTTACTATGAATAAAACACATAATACCATGTATCAATCCTTTATTTTACCCCGAATAAAATTAATGAATGAATAAATCGGACAGATAAATTATAAAAATTATCTCAGGATTATTATTAATAAATAATTATTAAAACTGAAAACCGCTATACATGGGCTATTCAGTAATTATTCACTTAAAATTAAATCAACATGAAAAAATTTACTTCTGTAGGCATCGCCGCTTTGGTTTGCCTGCTTTGGGTAGCGCCTCTTTCGGCGCAGGATACGGATCCTACGCCACCGCCCTCGGCATCGACCGAAATTTTCGACTATTCTCTTCTCAAAGACAAGGTTATTCTGAATCTTTTTAAGGATGCCCTCGATCAGGGACGAATGTATCCTACACCGGCCGAATTCGAAGCTGCAGGATTTAACTACCTAGATATCGAGTTCGTTCGTTCGCATACCCGCCTGCGACCGGCCATGATTGAAAAAAACAAGCAGCTCAATCCCGAATTGTACGAAAAAAGGCAGTTATTTATGAATATCCCTATGGGAGTGGGGAAAATATTGGGCGGATATCCCAGCAGCGAATTCAGAAACGACGTATTCTCTATGTGGAACTATACTAAATTGTTCGGGTCGTGGAACCACAGTCTCTTCCAGGCGCCCGGCGTTTGGATTGATGCCGCCCATAAGAATGGTACCGACATTATGAGCGGTATCAAATTCTTCGAAAGCTGGACTCCGGGGAGCGGTGCCGGTGAATACGCAGACTTGATTACCACAAAAAATGAGGACGGTTCCTTTACTTATGCCGAACCGCTGATCAATTGCCTCATGTTTTTCGGATCCGACGGCATTAACTATAACTGGGAAGACAACAGTTACGATAATGAAGATGTTGTAGCTTTCCATAAAACCTTGTATAAACTCGCCGCCGAAAAAGGTTTCGATAATTTCCATATCGCGATTTATACTTCCAGTGCGATTCTGAACGCCCGCAATGTGGAAGCCCTGTTCGGCACCACCGAAACCGGAAAAACAACCGACCTGATGCTCAATTATGCCGGCGGCGACTTTTCTTATAATATGGGCTCTTCGGTACAAACGGCGGAAAGCAACATGGGAACCGCAGACGGTCTTTATGCAGGCGTTTGGATCGTTACTATGGATCGTAGCTGGAGCCGCCTGAATGCAGACGAAGATTCGAAACGGTGCGGTATATGCCTCTGGGGTGAACACGACCAAAGCCGCTTTATGAGTTACAACATGGGGAATGACGCCATGGAATTCCAGTCGAATTACCAGAAACTGCTCGAAAGAACCTTCTCGGGCGGTAACCGTAACCCCCAAAACCTTCCTCCGATCAACGATGAAGGCAATAACTGGACGAAAGAGGGTGATAAAGAACCGCTATCGACGTTCTGCGGACTGGCGACCTTCGTACCCGAACGTACTGCCATTCAGGGCGATCTTCCGTTCACGACCTACTTTAATTTAGGAAACGGGGAAAGGTATAATTATAAAGGTAAAAAAACTTTCGGTAGCTGGTACAATATGGGGAACCAAGATATCGTACCCACCTACCGATGGCTCGTTTATAATGCCGATACCAAAAACGTTTCTTCCGATATTCAACCCGAATTTACCAACGAAGATGCTTACATGGGCGGGGCGGCTCTGCGCCTTTTCGGGAATGCCGTTTCGGCAGGTACCGACGTCGTTCTTTACCGGGCCAAACTCCATGTCGCTCATGGGGAACCCAAGGTGAAGATCGCCGTTAAGCAAGGGACTCCCGTGCAGGGAACTCAAGCTTCGGGACTCTCGGTTATCCTCAAAAAACTCGATAACGACCAGTGGTACGAAATTCCCGTTGGAGATACCCAAGGACCGGAATGGCAGGAAAAAGAACTGCCCATGACAGGGTTCGGTACCGGAGACGTAATCGAATACATCGGCCTGCGCGTAAAAGGAAGCAGCCCAGTTTACAATATGCTGGTAGGTAAACTCGAACTCAGCGATAACCGCATCGCGGCTCCCGCTCCCATCAAAACGGGAAGTTTGGTAGCCGAAGTGAAAGAAGAAACCACCCGGTCGCTTTCACTGAAACTGAATTGGGCCGTCGATGGTACCGGACTAAACGCAGCCCGCGCCGACTATGGACTTATCTATAACGACGAAGCCAATATCGACCACTTCGAAATTATGTACAAAAACGGCGCCGACGGTAAAATCTCTGAAATAGCCCGTTCCTCTTCCTGGACCGGATTTACCGGTAATATAAAATTCGAAGGCCACGATGACGAGCCTTATATCGGCGTACGTGCCGCTTCGATAGATATGAAAACATACTCGCCCGTAGAATGGTTGAAAATAGAACGCTCCGATTCGCCCAATCTGCCGGTATACAAAGATTTACTCTATTGCGAATCGTACATGCCTTCTACTTCCGCTGGTGCGGATGTCGCCCGAGAAAGACGCTTCCTTACTTTATTCAAGACTGAAGGCGCCGACCAAAATATAAACTATTCCACCCAAACGCAACCGCAACCCGACGGCTCGCAATATTATGACGCCACCGATAATGTGATGAAAGTGAGCCAGGGACAAACCATTACGCTCACATTCAGGGCATACGATACGACTCCTCTCGATAAACAAAACGGCTTGCGGTCTTGTTTCGGCAAAGCTTATATGGATTTCGATCAGAGTCATTCGTTTGAGCCGAACGGAGACGAAATGCTGTTCAATCTGGGAACTTTCGAAGCACAAACCCCGGCTTTTGAGACACAAGATAATACCATTACCTATACGATTCCTGCCGATGCAGCTGTAGGACCGAGCCGTTTGCGCATCGTATTCTCCGACGCATGGATGCCTCATCCCGGCCCGTGCGGTGAAACCGTTAAGGGTTTCTCGATCGACTTCGGCGTGGAAATCACAGGTAATAATCCGTCGAGACCGGTAGCCCCCGACTTCCATGACCAAGGCGAAGCCGACGAACCCGACCGCGTAAGAGACGATAACCCCAATAATCCTCCTCAAAGTATCGAAACGGCGCAGGCATATGCCGGTTTCTCTACCTGCTACCCCAGCCCGGCCGACAACGTTATCTTCTTTAACGACGTGGAGAAAGCTTGGGTATATACCCTGAACGGACAATTAGTGAAGTTCGCTACCGGCAATCCCCAAAGTCTCGATGTTTCGGATCTTTCTTCCGGTATGTACATTGTAAAAATGCAATACAATAACGTCATCAGAAGCCAGAAACTATACAAAAAATAAGTGATGAATAATAAGTATGGATTTGACATTTTCAGAGTTTGTCATTCCTGGGTCACACTACTATCTTTTGTAAGTATGTAGTAAAACTCTTCCTCGAATACCATTCGGGAAGCAACGAAAACGCCCTCG comes from the Coprobacter tertius genome and includes:
- a CDS encoding MBL fold metallo-hydrolase, which translates into the protein MKMAISIVSVILILLIAAGVIFIHQPSFGRLPRGERKERIIQSPQYRNGEFRNYHDTPLMTSGKSRFRSLSEFLLDKPEGVYPGNMVSAVKTDLKHLPAVQDVMVWFGHSSYLLQLSGKRFLVDPVFCMASPVSFFNKPFHGTDIYDPEDMPVIDYLVITHDHWDHLDYHTVKRLKDRIGKVICPLGVGEHFEYWGFDNRKIIELDWRESASLVPGFTVYCLPARHFSGRGLISNQTLWASFLIESPSINVYIGGDSGYDTHYKEIGEQYGNIDLAILENGQYSENWKYIHMMPYYLGRAAKELNAGQIITVHHSKYALSKHRWDEPLENEKRAAAQDSLSLIISCIGEIIPLQSGKSLFKVDNRKSSR
- a CDS encoding threonine/serine ThrE exporter family protein → MRENTMNDQEVLLLRRKLDLLLRTGKLLMESAADTNRIERNMKRVAAFMGIPEEKLHIDIRWTMIMVNVSDERHSFSKFQTCEKHGINMTTISQISKLSWRAIEQDYSIDKYEEELGKIASQPRNYAHNLVAIGAGFACGGFCKLFGCDWIAFLFASVCAFAGFQVRANCIKFGINVYMSIAIAAFVSTCLAYASSYTGLSSTPYHPLLACALFIVPGVPLINFVDDMIDNHLLMGITRAANTAMIVGALTFGIAFVMRVLGMSDVAIDHKFSELSMVPHDPYYVYAVAAAIAAVGFSMIFNVQRRLLWVVALGGIIAVCTRNFVNFELGFGPIIGSFMGSFIVSLIAVKAVHWFHVPNHVLTIPSVIPMIPGVLMYRSLLAFINLHGVVGEVTIAFNNGITSALIILCISLGVAIPNIFARRYIARDRQLYLKQELEKRRIRGKFIEW
- a CDS encoding family 20 glycosylhydrolase; this translates as MRIKSFYLILFVFIMLFSCESKKAIKSYNEGLHILPEPKMIKQQAGEFVLNSKTVFVTNNDTLKKVTEYFAEKIRHSTGHRLDLVKEAKDNCIRVKLDTTLRMNDEGYNLVVTPHKISIESKSVQGVFYALQTIMQLLPAEIESENIVKDIKWILPCVFIQDEPAYPYRGMMLDVCRHFHDVDFIKKQLDIMAMYKLNRFHWHLTDDHLWTIEIKKYPELTEIGSVRYNADGSIHKGYYTQEQIKDVVAYAAERFITVIPEVELPGHALAALTAYPELSCTGGPFQLRNKWGVEENVYCAGNDQTFKFLKDVLEEVIPLFPGKFFHIGGDECPKVKWNACEKCQKRIRDEKLKDAHDLQSYFIHRIEKILLKQGKSMIGWDEILEGGLAPTATVMSWRGEEGGIKAASMGHDVIMTPAEWLYLDFGQGNIEVEPITINFKTLLSKTYHYNPASEKIPADLRHHVLGAQGNMWTEYATTPIHTEYMLYPRLLAIAELTWSPLEKKDFKSFERRLNNQLVRLDEHRIDYHIPLPEGPMADHVAIVETDTLSFSNSRHLPMVYTLDGSEPTPHSKMYNKPIIVSDDQTVCIATLLPSGKMSRTRIIDVVKENLRPAYKGETKLGMRLAHASGDFYYVKDTENVRWESPEIVKDFNLKPALEDKGAFCYTGYFEVPRDGVYYLSTEMDELQIDGKVVLSNDGKLIRHSHNRTSLALEKGKHKFRLLFINNNIGGFPRVWNNKGFIIGQKGEELKQPVSLFH
- a CDS encoding endo-beta-N-acetylglucosaminidase; this encodes MKKFTSVGIAALVCLLWVAPLSAQDTDPTPPPSASTEIFDYSLLKDKVILNLFKDALDQGRMYPTPAEFEAAGFNYLDIEFVRSHTRLRPAMIEKNKQLNPELYEKRQLFMNIPMGVGKILGGYPSSEFRNDVFSMWNYTKLFGSWNHSLFQAPGVWIDAAHKNGTDIMSGIKFFESWTPGSGAGEYADLITTKNEDGSFTYAEPLINCLMFFGSDGINYNWEDNSYDNEDVVAFHKTLYKLAAEKGFDNFHIAIYTSSAILNARNVEALFGTTETGKTTDLMLNYAGGDFSYNMGSSVQTAESNMGTADGLYAGVWIVTMDRSWSRLNADEDSKRCGICLWGEHDQSRFMSYNMGNDAMEFQSNYQKLLERTFSGGNRNPQNLPPINDEGNNWTKEGDKEPLSTFCGLATFVPERTAIQGDLPFTTYFNLGNGERYNYKGKKTFGSWYNMGNQDIVPTYRWLVYNADTKNVSSDIQPEFTNEDAYMGGAALRLFGNAVSAGTDVVLYRAKLHVAHGEPKVKIAVKQGTPVQGTQASGLSVILKKLDNDQWYEIPVGDTQGPEWQEKELPMTGFGTGDVIEYIGLRVKGSSPVYNMLVGKLELSDNRIAAPAPIKTGSLVAEVKEETTRSLSLKLNWAVDGTGLNAARADYGLIYNDEANIDHFEIMYKNGADGKISEIARSSSWTGFTGNIKFEGHDDEPYIGVRAASIDMKTYSPVEWLKIERSDSPNLPVYKDLLYCESYMPSTSAGADVARERRFLTLFKTEGADQNINYSTQTQPQPDGSQYYDATDNVMKVSQGQTITLTFRAYDTTPLDKQNGLRSCFGKAYMDFDQSHSFEPNGDEMLFNLGTFEAQTPAFETQDNTITYTIPADAAVGPSRLRIVFSDAWMPHPGPCGETVKGFSIDFGVEITGNNPSRPVAPDFHDQGEADEPDRVRDDNPNNPPQSIETAQAYAGFSTCYPSPADNVIFFNDVEKAWVYTLNGQLVKFATGNPQSLDVSDLSSGMYIVKMQYNNVIRSQKLYKK